A single Oncorhynchus clarkii lewisi isolate Uvic-CL-2024 unplaced genomic scaffold, UVic_Ocla_1.0 unplaced_contig_6703_pilon_pilon, whole genome shotgun sequence DNA region contains:
- the LOC139403190 gene encoding nicotinamide N-methyltransferase-like has product MGECHQAKFDPKTYFNYCYQFAAVPGQKDNSRFVSFVLCQLSKTFSTGKYRGQRLIEVGTGPTIHTLISACEYYDEIVVSDYVDSNRKEIEKWLKAEEGCLDWNAHLQYVCDLERKRTPAIISDTLRQRVKQVLKCDICLENPFHPVTVPPADCVLSSLCLEAACKDRESYRRSLSSMVDLLRSGGVLVLIGDLDETFYTVGEQRFDCVNLSEEFITETLSKLGLSVEEFTLQQAEDRDSNHKCDYAASFHLIAIKH; this is encoded by the exons ATGGGAGAGTGCCACCAGGCCAAGTTTGACCCAAAGACCTACTTCAACTACTGCTACCAGTTTGCTGCTGTCCCGGGCCAGAAAGACAACAGCCGCTTCGTCTCCTTCGTCCTCTGTCAGCTCAGCAAGACCTTCTCAACAG GGAAGTACAGGGGCCAGAGGCTGATAGAGGTGGGTACAGGGCCAACCATCCACACGCTGATCAGTGCCTGTGAGTACTATGATGAGATCGTGGTGTCGGACTACGTGGACAGCAACAGGAAGGAGATTGAGAAGTGGCTGAAAGCCGAGGAGGGATGTTTAGACTGGAACGCTCACCTCCAGTATGTCTGTGATCTGGAGAGGAAAAG aACCCCAGCGATCATCTCAGACACTCTCCGTCAGAGGGTTAAACAGGTTCTAAAGTGCGACATCTGCCTGGAGAACCCGTTCCACCCTGTCACGGTTCCTCCGGCGGACTGTGTCCTCTCCTCGCTGTGCCTGGAAGCGGCGTGTAAGGACCGCGAGTCCTACCGCCGCTCGCTGTCCTCCATGGTGGACCTACTGAGGTCTGGAGGGGTCCTGGTCCTGATCGGGGACCTGGATGAGACCTTCTACACGGTGGGAGAGCAGAGGTTCGACTGTGTCAACCTGAGCGAGGAGTTCATCACCGAGACGCTGTCGAAGCTGGGACTGTCTGTGGAGGAGTTCACTCTGCAGCAGGCTGAGGACAGGGACAGCAACCACAAGTGTGACTACGCCGCCTCCTTCCATCTCATCGCCATCAAACACTGA